The sequence taaaaatagttataaaactaacgctggacgtggattttacgaattttagaAAACCCTTTATTGaataattactaaaaaaatactttatttttgacataagaCAGCATCCCAATTTGAAATGATCATAGAGGAAATGATGGTAAACTGAGGGAccttaagatatttttttctttgatcTGAATGTGCTGTGACAAAACTTAACTTTAACATTTATAAATGTATTTATAATGAACGTAGTTActctttaaaagtaaaatatttaaaaaaaaacttgtttttttttcccAGTTCATCGTCGTTATGATTTAACATGCATTCAAAGTTCGCATAAATATCGAATCCCGCCAACAGTCACGTGACTGTTACGGAAGAGCGGGATcgggctgactgactgagtgcaCCATGACGTCACGCACATTGAACGGGAACCGGTCGTCTCACGCTCACTTTAAAATTCTATATCTTTGGGCAGATTAcataccgagtacagtggcgagtcagtgtactcggttggtattataaacactttaacgagtgcaatttctcagccacagcactgtctcggccgagtgacattttattgtctcgcttcactactcggtaggtgtcaCGTAGCCCATGAGCTTAGGAAATTAAGCTGACGTatcgaaataattattttacgagGATTTCTTATTTTTAACGGATAATGCGGAAAGCTAACATTTAAAATTAGTGAATGTTAGCTTTCTATATTCTcaattcattcatttcattctcaattctacaaaaataaaacctCTCGTTATTATACCAAACTTACCCATCTCTACCGTAAACATTTCGTTTCATTCAATCAAAACTACTTGGCAATACTGCTagtcatagattatctactggCTGCTAGTGCTAGCAAAGAAAAGTAAAAAGTTGTAATTTGTCTGTGGTTAACGAAAAATAGCGCGTGCGAGATGACGCGCCggtgaattttgtattttagtaattgacgtaatttattatttgtgtGCACATTTCATAGAAAAGGTAAATACTTGGAGTAAATCAAATCACTAATTACATTTAAACTTATATTTTTGGTTTCAAATCAAGTGGACGTAGAGTTAAAAACAGTTTGTGTGCTTTGCAGATTTCACAATGGCCGATCAAGTTGATTCAATGTCAGACGCGGAGCTCCGTACAAAACTAGCCGAGCATGGATTCCCCGTGATGCCTATAACGGCGTCGACGAGAAAATTGCTCGTGAAAAAGTTGAAAATGGTGCTCGACAACAAGAGCAAGCCTCGTAATAGCGTCGACGGCAAGGTCGAGAGTAGACGGTCTCTCGCGCGGTATTCTAGCGGCGAGGAATCTGACATAGATACCAACAGTGCGAAGGATAAACGAGGCCGCCGCGCCACCACCGGCGCGGCGATGCTGCCCCCGGTGACTAAAACACGACGAACACCAGTAAAGAAGGACTCTTCAATAAAACTTGATACCGACAAAGGTTCAGAGTCTGACGAGGAGAAGTCGCCCGTCCGTACTCGCGAGGAAGTAGAAACGGTCACCACCCGCCGCGTCACGCGCACGTACGCCAACGATCAGGACGACTACGAAACTGGCTCGGACAGCGACGTAGACGCCGATAAAAAGACCTCCAGCCCTTTCAGAAGCAATTCTAGATCAAGCGATTACATATCCAGCACATTACCAACCCACGAGCCTTCAACTAGTCCTCCCAAACCGTCAATTTTCTCTCGGCCCTCCGTATCTCGAACTTCTAACTTTGGATCCAGTTTGTCGTCTTCCGATCAGCTTAACTCCATTAGGTCACGCCTCGGCCTCACCTCCTCCATGGCAGACAGCCCCTCGGGTGGCAACTATACCTCCAATTACTCATCAAACTACACCACCAATACATATCGGCCCTCCACATCCACTATTGATGAAGTTGAATCTCCTTATTTAAGCAATTTCACTCGACGCTTGTCTTCTCTTAAACCGGAGCCTTCCAAACCGACTGCATACCTCGACCGAGACACTAACAACGGCAGCACATTTACCCCTCGGAGGACCTACATCACTGGTGTCGCCAGATCCGACATGGTTGACTACAAGTCCAGCAATGACAAGAAATTCTTGAAAAATAACATGGTTTCTCTCGCTTTAGTCGGTCTCgttgcacttttttttttttgtgttttttttatgtaCATAGTTAAGAAAAATGATATCACTTCAGTCGTGGACGACCAGAACAGTGTCATACCGATATGTCAAGCTCACATACCAGGGAATAGACCGGGCATCAACTGTGTATCCAAGGGTCAAGTCAGCTATGCGAAAGATCTGTTCAAAGTTATTCATCCAGAACTCACTTCCCGGGCAGTGAACTACAAATGTGGCAAGCCCGGTGCTATGCCGTACTTGACTGAGAGGGAAATAATAGACATGGCCAGTGCTCGGGCGGAGGCTATAGATGTCAGTCAGTGCAGAACGGATCTGAACAATTTGCAAATCTTGTTGGTTCACAACCCCCAGTGGGGTGTCAATGTTGTTCAACTCAAAAACTTGTACACTAAAGATGTGGAATACTCCCCTCTCACCTCCACTGACATAGTTGTCCAACAACGCAACAAAGGCACCGTCGCTTTAGCTCTCGCCGATCCCTCCACGCCCATCTCTTGTTTGTTTGTCAACACCCTATACTCCGCCGGGTCGACGTTCGTTATTGTTGGCATATTAGCTGTCCTAGCACTAGGTCTGCAAAGGGCTTACAAGGTGTACATGAGTTATAAGAAAAGGAAGAATGAAGAAATTTACTCTATGGTGGAGCAAATCATTGATGTGATTTCCCAGGAGACCGAGGACAGCGGCGAGCCGTACATATCCGTGGACCACGTGAGGGATACGTTGATATCTCCTCCGAATAGGGAAAAGTTGGCTTCCACCTGGGATGCTGCGGTTAAGTTTATTCAGAAAAATGAGAGTAGAGTGAGGATGGAGGTGCAGTCGGTGGATGGTGAGGACTGTAAGGTGTGGCGCTGGATAGCGAGCAGCAGCCCCAAACGTAGCACCTCTTGGCAGGGGCAGGCGTTTGAAACACAAGAGGGCTCCGTCAATAACCTCACAGTATCACCGACACCTTGCTTGAAGATCCGACACATGTTTGAAAAGAATGATTCTAATCCAAATTTAAGGACGATAATCCAAGATGTTATTCTGGAGAAGTGTGAGCACTGCAACATCCTCCACATTGATGTAGAGAGAACATCCTGCTGTGTGTATGTGAAATGTGCGAGTCCCACCGACGCTGGCATAGTCTACAAGAGCTTGCATGGCTGGTGGTACGAAGGCCGCCTCATCACAGTCAAATACCTCCGTCTAGAGCGATACATGCAAAGGTTTCCATACTCCCCATCTTCTGGACAGTACTTGAAACCATCCCGGGCACAACAACGGTCCTTTGACGAATAAACTTAACAAATGAGTGTTAAATAAGAACTTTCAGAAGCATTTTTGATACTGATTCTCTTAATATGTGGTATATTTATTGCGATTATTATATTGTTGCGTACAAAATTCGTTAGCCTATAGTCTGTGACTAGTTAAACTAAATGTGTTCGTAATTTCTTactgttaaaatgaaaaattgttttcttattttataaaatagagTATGCATAAGAAAGTTTATTTAGAGCCCATGCACAAGACGACATGACGCGCAGCTGAAGTAAGACGCGAATTGCAAATGCTGCGCCTAAAATTAGACGTAATAAATGTTTGGGATGTCGTCATGTGCAAAGGCCACGTTGAGGTCTTTGGAAAATGCTCATTGTTAAAACTAAAAGTCAATGTTTCCTAAGTTTGTTATTGTAATAGACACAGATATAGGACATTTGATATAAATTATTTGCATAACACAAGTCCCTTGGGTCTTTGTTTGTGTTGCAAACTAGCTTAGAATAGACATTTATCTCAATGCAAGCAAACTGTTTGAGTAGTGTaataccggcttcccacggtgcgtgattctgCGGATTATCACGCACGACCGGACGGACATCCAGGCACCGCGCACAACGCTCTTCGGTGTGGGGTCTTGAGATTTGATGCCATTTTGAAGTTACCCACTCGCACTATCGGACGCACCGTTGTCCGCAACGGACGTGTCTGCCCCACCATGGACGATACCCTTCCTTTGGTGCATAGGTAGGCTGGTCCGCGTCCATCCAcaatatcacgcaccgtgggaagcaaGTATTATGTTCTCTCGCTGATTGTACTAGACtagagtaaaaataaaatatgacttgTAAATATTTGACATCACAAACAGAAATAGAAACTTCATTTTCTATCTTTAGTTTTAGATTCTTAAACAATTACTTAGCATTAGTTTTAGGCTGAGATCattctttgactttgctcagaccttAAGGCTGAaactatagagcgcactttgactttgctcagacttaagattgagttaaaacgagacagacttatgcgagaaatatagctctgtctcgttttaactctgtcttaagtttaAGCTTAGTCAGAGcaagtcagagtgtgctctatagatctcagcctatgaGTTAAAATGAAACCTTATGATTTAAATGTCAATTTGGTTTTAACTCTGAAGATAACACTTGCGcacttctccatacaaacgtattacgccgattatttactatattattaatTGTTCTAAACTAATCCAGATATCAATTTATCTCTCTATTATCGTTGACTGACaatcaatataattaataattattttgaaagttatgaCCCTTGAAACGTTATATTAACGTTAACGTCTATTATAGGTCAAATTTTGAGGCAACTTCATGCGTAAATAaaccatattataaaactaCAAAGGCcaactttatttaataataattttaaatgtacctacctatttagtttgtttattaaatatgtacctactaaatgtattaatttttttttaatattaagtattgaaTACTTAGTTATCAAAATAGTAACGTATTGCCAACGTTGATTTGACATTAAAAGTTACAACGTCAATGCTCGCTGCCTGCTCGTAAATATAGATTATAACGAAAAGAGCCCTTGAATGAAGTAAAgacagagcaaagtcaaagcataCTCTCAGCTTAAGAGAAGTTTATTCGGCGCGCTTCAAACAAACCTAGTTTGACTTTCATGTAAAAGTTAACCAACAAAACTCTGTgaaattttgtaaacattttctAGAAACTAATGTATGTGTTTGTGGTTTGCTAGATTTCTTAGTTTCAAAGCTACACAGGCTCAAGGATTTGTACATACTAATCTTTAAATCCGTGTCACTTTAAAACTAGATGTTTTAATCTGACAAATTACAGTcatagatattagtttctaaaacATGTCTACAAAATTTGCATTGACTAATGTCAAattcatttgaatattttaaccaACCAACGAATTTGAATATtagagaaccaaactacgtttgtatgggtGTACTGGGGAGTGCGCTGGGGAAACTTCTCTTGTGAAGAGCTTCAACTTAATAATTCTAATGTAATGTCAAACTTGTACTTAAATTcgaattttttttgttgctttgATTGTATTTTTAGTActtcttattattttagttaATCTTTAAAcgtaaaatgaaatgaatataatatattaatcaatagtatattatgttacataattttaattaagcGAAAAATTTTGTTGCTGGTAAGTACAAGTTTGATAGGACCTACTATAGTGAaggttttattaataaaatgcaTACCTAGTAGTAGGTTTTCACTTTTTTGGAACACAGCTATTCAAGTATTAGCTAAGCAGAATTTTAGTCATTTTTAACCCTTCCCCTAGTctcagtaaaaataatcaaagctcttttcaaatatgtataataattaatttgttaccATTTTCAATTCTGTCAATGTGCTCGCAAGCGATGTATCAAAGTGCCCCGTGTCGTCGTTGGGGCAGAATGAtacaaaccccttttttacttaaaatgtaatattttttctcTCTCTATTTGACCAGTTTGTTTTATTgtaaaagtacctataatatttgcTACGCGtagattaaaagaaaaaaatatatttaggtaataatattttatacttaaagtGAAATGTCgttatgaattttatttttctgcatCAATCTACCCCACTTCCCCCTAATACTTGAATGGCCCCATATgccttaaaattattattattgtttcaatttcaagtaggtacttaggttaaGTTTCGAGCCGGTtttcacttttcgttttgtatACAAAATGGCACAATTTAATTCATAGCTGTGTGTTTATTTTTTCttgacatttattttaggtAATCCTTACTACTAACTTTGATTTAATTTTctagaattatttttttatggatTGATGTTcactttcaataaataatttagataAAACACATTGTTTTATTCCCATTCCAATCCTCCTTCAAATAGTTGCATGTATGTATATCACAGGTCACATTTCACAATATTACATCTAAATTACTGTTATGTATTCTGAGGGTGAAACCCATATAGAGCGCtttctgactttgctcagacttaagattgaattaaaacgagacagatttatgtgagagatatagctgtctctttttaactgtcttaagtctaagctaagtcagagtgcactctatagatctcaccctgagtgAGAACAGATATTCGTGTTTCCAACTGCTCATATTCTTTTTAAGGACTGCGTATACGAGGCActtgtccgcggaggacaaaaatgGGTCACTTGGGTCTTCCAAACTACGTAAAATCcacatcctttgttagttttaagagtaataaccattttcaattatcgattgaactaaaaaaaaagcacgtcaaatgattgttacGTCACAtgccggtatttcatagaatctcgcatgctaagcgcgcgttttgaagtttgataaaCCGTATTGCGTTCAGTTTATCACCTGCTGGTAAGGTTATATGGGCAGAGAAATGAACGAAGTAAAagctaatattgtaaatattttattgtattatgaATAAGTATTATTAGTATTTGAGGAGTTGCGCAAGCGCCTCGTAGCAGCGCCACTTGTCCGGCAAGTAGAAGGGCTCGAACACGTGCGGGAAAGGCGCGTCCCAGCCCGCCACCCGGGATATAGGGGCCTCTAGGTGCAGGAAACATTCCTCCTGGAACATCAAATGGAagaatattattaactagatgatgcccgtagaaaatcccgtgggaactctttgattttccgcgataaagagtagcccatgtccttccccgggatgcaagctatctctgtaccaaatttcatcaaaatcggttgaacggatgggccgtgaaaagctaacagacagacagacacactttcgcatttataatattagtacctatggatatGCAAAAAACTCCATACATAAGAATccgagatttcggcttcgtagagctcTGTGactcatacctgtgtgacgttttgtcggtctcaacaacaaagacaacgctctacgaaatcgctatctctttctaaaggtcgatgtacaatacttcctgccgggtactgtactttGACTTCGCTTAGACTTAAATAGTTCAAATTATATCAATTTATGTCAGTGATAACGctatctatctcgttttaacagtgtctcaggtctgagcaaagtcaaagttcacTCTGTATATCTCATCCTTataggctgagatttatagagcgcactttgactttgctcagacttaagatatagctgtctcgttttaactctgtcttaagtctattCTAGGTCTTCTGGTCTAGGTATTCTACCAAAATTTgaatcaattttgacgaaaaaCAAGAAATATCAAGGCtagaataatttttaattaagagTCGTACAAACCTGTACAGTGGCAGCCAGTTCAGCGCCAAACCCTGACGTGAGAGGTGCCTCGTGCGCTATCAGACAACGCCCGGTTTTCTTCACCGACtgggaaaataattaattatcaccatccaaatatataaaagaaaaagctgactgactgactctgatctatcaacgcacagctcaaactactggttaCTACTATGGTTCAGTTAGGCTCCTAAGTGAACCATAGTAGTTGAACCTAAGTGAAACTGTTTACTAGCGTGTGACGTCACACGTGTCATGTGACCAGCGTCATTACAGAATGTCGTTTTTGGCGCGGTCTTCAAAACTTGAACTTTAtcattgactagcttatgctcgcgacttcgtccgcgtggactacacaaaattcaaacccctattttacccccttaggggtggaattttcaaaaatcctttcttagcggatgcctacatcataatagctatctgcatgccaaatttcagcccgatccgtccagtagtttgagttgtgcgttgatagatcagtcactcagtcagtcaccttttccttttatatatttagatttgaattCTTGTCACACAGAGTGGACAGTGAataaatgtaaacagcgaatcaaccaatcaaagggcagaatttgttgacgatcacgataacgatgaatacgttattcttacacaatcggggggcagatcACAACTAAATACGTAAACCGTATACGCATCCCCTTCTTACAAAGGACAGAGACaatttgacagtttttaatttaatttagagctcctcgtgactttagctgccagtcacaCTCactcatgttccgtccttttttagcaaagttaaaaagaaagagatgcagatactctagtttagagaaaaacaagagaATCGACGCCAGTGTCACACTCACATTGCACACAGTCTCCTCGTCCCAGGGCAGGATGGACATGAGGTCGATGACGTCACACTTGACGCCCAGCTGCCGCTCCGCCGTGGCGGCCACCTCGAGCAGCACGTGGACCTGCGTCCCCCACGCCACCAGCGTCGCCGCGTCCCCTGCGACCGACCAATGGACCACCGGTGTGTTGAAATGTTACacccctttcacacggcgtggcgtccagttttttgcaggatcccgtttgatggcgaatgtgtttgtatgctagcgttcacacgagcatcccgcatgcgggatgcccgctagcatataaacacattcgccatcaaacgggatccggcaaaaaactggacgccgtgtgaaagggctgttaCATTTATCAtgattgggtatttgactacatcaaaaatatttttttttaaagaatgttaaattactaattcccctttcctctccaactaagcgtcaagcttgtgctaggagtaggtacgacaatagtgcaacgggcggggtttgaaccgtcgacctttcggttttcagtccactcctttacccgttgagctattgaggcttgcaCATACCTTCCCTCAAAACCTGCGCCTTCCCAAGGGGCAGGGTGTAGCTGTCAATAGGGACGTCTTCACTGGCAGATCGGTACAGGATCTTGGGCTCGAAGAATATGCAGGGGTCTCTGTCTTGTATGCACGACAGCAGCAGACCCTTCGCTGTTATTGGACCTCTGGGGACCAC is a genomic window of Maniola hyperantus chromosome 12, iAphHyp1.2, whole genome shotgun sequence containing:
- the LOC117986859 gene encoding inner nuclear membrane protein Man1-like is translated as MADQVDSMSDAELRTKLAEHGFPVMPITASTRKLLVKKLKMVLDNKSKPRNSVDGKVESRRSLARYSSGEESDIDTNSAKDKRGRRATTGAAMLPPVTKTRRTPVKKDSSIKLDTDKGSESDEEKSPVRTREEVETVTTRRVTRTYANDQDDYETGSDSDVDADKKTSSPFRSNSRSSDYISSTLPTHEPSTSPPKPSIFSRPSVSRTSNFGSSLSSSDQLNSIRSRLGLTSSMADSPSGGNYTSNYSSNYTTNTYRPSTSTIDEVESPYLSNFTRRLSSLKPEPSKPTAYLDRDTNNGSTFTPRRTYITGVARSDMVDYKSSNDKKFLKNNMVSLALVGLVALFFFCVFFMYIVKKNDITSVVDDQNSVIPICQAHIPGNRPGINCVSKGQVSYAKDLFKVIHPELTSRAVNYKCGKPGAMPYLTEREIIDMASARAEAIDVSQCRTDLNNLQILLVHNPQWGVNVVQLKNLYTKDVEYSPLTSTDIVVQQRNKGTVALALADPSTPISCLFVNTLYSAGSTFVIVGILAVLALGLQRAYKVYMSYKKRKNEEIYSMVEQIIDVISQETEDSGEPYISVDHVRDTLISPPNREKLASTWDAAVKFIQKNESRVRMEVQSVDGEDCKVWRWIASSSPKRSTSWQGQAFETQEGSVNNLTVSPTPCLKIRHMFEKNDSNPNLRTIIQDVILEKCEHCNILHIDVERTSCCVYVKCASPTDAGIVYKSLHGWWYEGRLITVKYLRLERYMQRFPYSPSSGQYLKPSRAQQRSFDE